From one Mycobacterium colombiense CECT 3035 genomic stretch:
- the serS gene encoding serine--tRNA ligase: protein MIDLKQLREDPDVVRRSQLSRGEDPSLVDALLTADAARRAAISSADSLRAEQKAASKSVGAASPEERPAKLARAKDLAEQVKAAETAQADAEAAFTAAHMALSNVVIDGVPAGGEDDFAVLDVVGEPAAIDNPKDHLELGESLGLIDMQRGAKVSGSRFYFLTGKGALLQLGLLQLALRLAVENGFVPMIPPVLVRPEVMAGTGFLGSHAEEIYRVEADDLYLVGTSEVPLAGYHSDEILDLSGGPLRYAGWSSCFRREAGSYGKDTRGIIRVHQFDKVEGFVYCTPADAEAEHQRLLGWQREMLALIEVPYRVIDVAAGDLGSSAARKFDCEAWVPTQGAYRELTSTSNCTTFQARRLATRYRDGAGKPQTAATLNGTLGTTRWLVAILENHQRPDGSVRVPEALVPFVGAEVLEPVN, encoded by the coding sequence GTGATCGACCTGAAGCAGCTCCGGGAAGACCCCGACGTCGTGCGCCGCTCCCAACTCAGCCGTGGCGAGGACCCGTCGCTGGTAGACGCCCTGCTGACCGCCGACGCCGCCCGCCGTGCCGCGATCTCGTCGGCGGACTCGCTGCGCGCCGAGCAGAAGGCCGCCAGCAAGAGCGTGGGGGCGGCGTCGCCCGAGGAGCGCCCGGCCAAGCTGGCGCGCGCCAAAGACCTGGCCGAACAGGTGAAGGCGGCCGAAACCGCCCAGGCCGACGCGGAGGCGGCGTTCACCGCGGCCCACATGGCGCTCTCCAACGTCGTCATCGACGGGGTGCCCGCCGGCGGGGAGGACGACTTCGCCGTGCTCGACGTGGTCGGCGAGCCGGCGGCCATCGACAACCCGAAAGACCACCTCGAGCTCGGCGAATCGCTCGGCCTCATCGACATGCAGCGCGGGGCCAAGGTGTCCGGCTCGCGGTTCTACTTCCTGACCGGCAAGGGTGCGCTGCTGCAGCTGGGCCTGTTGCAGCTGGCGTTGCGGCTGGCCGTCGAGAACGGCTTCGTCCCGATGATCCCGCCGGTGCTGGTGCGCCCGGAGGTGATGGCCGGCACCGGGTTCCTGGGCTCCCACGCCGAGGAGATCTACCGGGTGGAGGCCGACGACCTGTACCTGGTGGGCACCTCGGAGGTGCCGCTGGCGGGGTATCACTCCGACGAGATCCTGGACCTGTCCGGCGGGCCGCTGCGCTACGCGGGATGGTCGTCGTGCTTCCGTCGCGAGGCCGGCAGCTACGGCAAGGACACCCGCGGCATCATCCGGGTGCATCAGTTCGACAAGGTCGAGGGCTTCGTCTACTGCACGCCCGCCGACGCCGAGGCCGAACACCAGCGGCTGCTGGGCTGGCAGCGTGAGATGCTCGCCCTGATCGAGGTGCCCTACCGGGTGATCGACGTGGCCGCGGGCGATCTCGGTTCGTCGGCCGCGCGCAAATTCGATTGTGAGGCTTGGGTTCCCACGCAGGGCGCCTATCGCGAGCTGACGTCGACGTCGAACTGCACCACGTTCCAGGCCCGCCGCCTGGCCACCCGGTATCGCGACGGGGCCGGCAAACCGCAGACGGCCGCGACGCTGAACGGCACGCTGGGCACCACGCGGTGGCTGGTGGCGATCCTGGAGAACCACCAGCGGCCCGACGGCAGCGTGCGGGTGCCCGAGGCGCTGGTGCCGTTCGTCGGCGCCGAAGTGCTGGAGCCCGTCAACTAG